A single Plasmodium cynomolgi strain B DNA, scaffold: 0091, whole genome shotgun sequence DNA region contains:
- a CDS encoding hypothetical protein (putative), whose product MSSRHRITYFSELFGRSSKELDSERFYDAMDMESDDLQDYRRCNTINVVKTQYKTLNRKERQIIYKVIGEMIKICKRILRYLDKNSLSDILNPKYDECILLNYWVYSRLFDIFRSNEGRVINSPFAALQRIWHEFIDTRLNRPLYKTCLPDSVTFMHRDWKYRKELYDYYVDYDYLLRMAKNYINKECTYLNKIKDMLSLYKSFEEVCKTRADICPKVFYKFNKNDIESAIKSLTCDDKIIGTSRTTSEEISSLQVTDSLEVHPLRAEDIEDDDIGDFTVEFDTHLDSENSGIGTKVTNSILGAAPVLLTGTVLYRVCIYFVNIYHYSTNL is encoded by the exons ATGTCATCGAGACATAgaattacatatttttca GAATTATTCGGGAGATCTTCAAAAGAATTGGACTCAGAAAGATTTTATGATGCTATGGATATGGAATCTGATGACTTACAGGATTATCGTAGATGTAATACTATAAACGTAGTAAAAACGCAATATAAAACGTTAAATAGAAAGGAAAgacaaataatatataaagtgATAggagaaatgataaaaatttgtaaaaggaTCCTAAGATATTTAgataaaaattcattatcGGATATTTTAAATCCTAAATACGATGAGTGTAttctattaaattattgggtATATAGTAGattatttgatatttttcGTTCTAATGAAGGTCGTGTTATTAATAGTCCTTTTGCCGCACTACAACGGATATGGCATGAATTTATTGATACACGACTAAATCGCCCTCTCTATAAAACATGTTTGCCAGACAGTGTTACTTTTATGCATAGAGACTGGAAGTATAGAAAAGAATTGTACGATTATTATGTCGATTATGATTATCTTTTACGTATGGCTAAAAACTATATTAACAAAGAATGCACATAtcttaataaaattaaagatatGCTTTCATTATACAAATCCTTTGAGGAGGTATGTAAAACGCGAGCAGACATTTGTCCAAAGGTCTTTTATAAAttcaacaaaaatgatattgAGTCTGCGATAAAAAGTTTAACATgtgatgataaaattatagGTACAAGTAGAACAACTTCAGAGGAAATTTCTTCGCTTCAAGTTACAGACTCCTTAGAAGTGCATCCACTACGTGCAGAAGATATTGAAGATGACGATATAGGTGATTTTACAGTCGAATTTGATACCCATTTAGATAGTGAAAATTCCGGAATAGGAACAAAAGTTACCAATTCAATTCTTGGAGCAGCACCAGTTTTATTAACTGGCACTGTGTTATACagagtatgtatatattttgtcaacatatatcattatagtaCAAACTTGTGA